Part of the Vigna angularis cultivar LongXiaoDou No.4 chromosome 1, ASM1680809v1, whole genome shotgun sequence genome, AGCTCATCTTTGTAGGGAACCGAGTTTCATGTGTGTTTTATGATGAAGTTCATCagattaagttaaattttacaGGCTAGGACAATATCTGTGAGAAGTGATTCTGGAGATGAAGTTCTGTCCTATACACGGGAAGTTAATGACGATGCTTTAgcaaataaaattgaaacaaaaacatTGGGAGCCTCGGTAATGCTTGCTAAAGATAATGAATTTAACAGCAACAAAGAGTTAAAGGCAAAGTTAGAAAAAATGGCCAAGGATCTTGAAGAAGTACGGTTACTTAATGACCAATATCAAGAGGAATGGATAATACAATTAACTCAGAAACAGGAGACCGAAAGAATCTGTCGAGAGGTTGAGATGGAGACAACCAATACAATTCTTCAGTTACAGGAAGAGCTTTCCCATCTTCAGTCAGAGTTTGAAGAGAGGTTATGCACCACTGCTCACGAAAATACAGAGCTAAGAGATATTATtgctgaaaaagaaaaggaaattaaGTCACAGAGTTTAGACTGGGAAAAAGCAATATTGGAACTAACAACCTTCCTTCTGGAAGGCTCAAGATCTCTCAAAGAGGCCTATGGTCAGGTAAAAAGCATTTCTTGTTCATTTCCCCAGGTCAATTCTTGGATTTGTGAGCATGTTGACATGGCTGTCAAAAAGTATATTGAGAAGGAGGAAACAATTCTCCTGCTACAAAATAGCTTGGAGGATGCACAGAAGATGGTATTGGACATGGAGGTGAAATTAAGTTCCTTAAGGGAAGCAACTGTAACCTTAAATGCATTTCAACAGATAGACAAGAAGGAAGACATTGAGGAGGCAATTGAGTTGCAAGTGTTGTTAAATGAGAAGACCAATATGATAAGGATGctagaaaatgaaataaatcataaaagcaatcaACTTTGTAAAGCAACTAAACAAGCTGATGCTGCGTTCCTTGTAGCAAAATGGCTCTCTGATAATTATAAGATAGCTCACATGAATGGTGCTGTTCAAGACGTTTCCATTCCTGAACTTGATGTGCAAGGCAAACTTGGAAATTGTACTATTTCTGAGAATCAAGATGTCCTGAATAATTTGATACTAAATGATCTTAAGTCTCAGGTTGAGTTAACTAAACTTGAGGTAATTGAGATGGAGAACGCAATTAAAGCGTCTTTTATTGATACAGAAATACAGACAGAAGCTTTCCAAACTGGTGTTACAGGGCTTACTTCTGCTTACAGGGACTTGATTCAGGACATTGTCAAGGAAACTCGGGACATCAGGAAAGAAATAAGGGATATGAGGATGTATCACACGAGTTTTGAGGGTTATACAGTAGACTACTCAATATCAAATGCAAACAAATGTCAGGAGTTTGTGAACCAACATGACAAACTGCATCAGATAAAAGAGCAACTTCTTGAAGTGAATAGAGGATTGAATGGCATCGGGAGTCTTATTAGCACAGAAGCATATGTTTCTAGCTTACAATTAGTTGATGTTGATGAAGATCTTGTAAATGCTGATGAATTGAGCACTGATAGTTCGTCACTCTCTGATTTGTCAACTGAAATTGAAAACTTTGCTTCTGAACAAACGATAGACCTAAAATCTGAAATATCCGCTGTAATTCAGTCTGATGGTTGCAAATCATCAAATCCAGGAAAGCTCACTGAAAGACCAGTTCTCAACGAAGTAGTAGTGTCTTGGCTGGGTAAAGAATTAAATGCCTCATATGATGGTTTTCAAAGACTGTATCTTTCGTTGTCTGCATTCCTTCGAGAATTGGATGATGGATTCTGTTCTTACTCAAAAGGTATCATTTCACTACTTCCATTTTTCCTTTCATATAAATACAGTTTTTTAAATGTCACATCTATTCGTATTTAGTCATATGAAAAGCAAATAGAAGACTAAATCATGTCGTGGTGAATGACAGAACTGAACAGGGAGGATCTATTTTTCCAGTTGAGCTTGCAGAAAGACGAAGCAGAGAGTGGGAATGACAGAGAGGTATGTAGCTTTCCATTTAGTTGCCTAAATAAGAAATAAGTGACCAATTATTAAGTTTACTGCTTGTTTGTCAAAGTACAAGAATATAGGGCTGTTTCTTACATTCTCTTATTTCTCTATCTCTGCACAGATATTCGGTTATGGGGAGACAAGGCCTGATGATCGTTTCTTAACCAAATTTATGGAAGCTCATGCAACAGTGAAGGAAGCCGATCTTACACTGCATGCATTGACAAAAGCATATGAAGATTCTAAACAGTTGACTGCTATGTGGAAGCACTCTGGTGAAATCTTGATGCTTGAGAGAGCAAGCTTGGAAGAAGAGATTCAAAAACTCAAATCTTCAGTTTGTcacaaagaagaagagaatcaATTGTTAAAGGACAACATCCATTTCAGTTTGATAGAGATGGCAAATTTGGTTTCTATGCTAGAAGAGCATTTATTGCAAATTCAAACTGATGTGGAGAAGAAGTTTTTGACAATGTATTCTGATATTCTTTTGACTGGGCAGGAGATGCTAGACTTTATGAAAAATATGAGATCATTGGTAGAAGATATTTTCTCTCAGATGGTGGATGGAGGATCTTTATCTTTTGTTCTGTACAATTGCTGTGTAACAGAGCTTGTCAGTAAATTTGCCTATGCCACTATGAACCTTGATTTGCAATCAGCCAGACAAGGGGAATTGCATTATTTGGTAAAAAATTCCTCTAGTGTTGCAGACCCTGTAATTAGTACGGGCAATGCAGGTGCGGTGAAAACAGACGAATGTGTTTTAATCCAGAAGGTGCCTGAGCAGCCAGATTTGCCCAATGTcatattatatgaaaatatggCTCTTAGAAAGGAGTTAGAGAGGAAGCAAGTGTTATTAGAGGGCTTACTATTTGACTTTAGGCTATTGCAAGAATCAGCTTCTAACAGCAAGGACATTAAGGATCAGACTGAGAAGTTAATATGTTCTCTTAGCCAAGTTCGGTATGAGCTGGAGACTAAAGCAAGTCAGCTTGATGATATACTGGTTCAGAACAGAAAACTTGAAGGTTCTCTAGTTAATACCGAGAAAGCCTTAACTACGTCCCAATATGAGCTTAAACTTGCTAAAGAATCGATTGAGAAACTTTCTAATCAAAATGTGGAGTTAAGGGAGCTTCTGAAAGATTTATATGCCTACAAAACTGAAGCTGAAGGTAAATTGGATGAACATAGAGAGGTGATTAGAGGTTTGGAAAAAGAGATTACTAATTTGACAGCTTCACTGGAAAACCAATCACTTTCCTTGTTTGAAAGCATTGAGGATGAACTAAACCAGGTAATAATAGAGAGAGACCAACTCCATGAAGAAGTTTGTGTCTTGACTGGTAAGCTTGAGATGGCTTATTCCTTGGCCGATGAAAAGGAAGCTATTGCCATGGAAGCACATCAGGTATGTATGTGCTGATTATTCTTTTACTTTCAAATAATTCTTATTGGTGAAACCACCTTTAGCGGAGCTGAAATATCATTTGTAGGAGTCAGAGTCTAGTAAGCTGTTTGCTGAGCAAAAGGACGAGGAAGTCAAGATTCTGGAACATTCTGTTGAGGAGCTTGAGTCTACCATAAATGTTTTGGAGAAAAAGGTTAGTTTCATGTATGATTCCCTTGTATAAGGATTACGGAAAAGATTTTTGGGAGGTAATTCAAAGTGATGAAGcttagtaattttattattgtttaatacCACTACTTTTTTCAGTAATATTATTAAGGCTCAATAGGATAACTGAACTGGTCTTTTACATATTAACTTCTTTATGACTTGAATGGAATTGTCATAGGTACATGAAATGGATGAGGAGGTGGGAAGACATCGTTCAATCAGTGATTCACTAAGAATGGAACTCCAAGCTTTGAAAGAGAGATTATTGTTAGTTGACAAATTTCCCAAGAATGTTGATTCAGAAAGCACAAGCGTTCAAACTGATGAGCAGATATCCAGGTTAGAGCTGCTATTCCTTCCTTGATATGTATTATAGTTTATTGTTGATCAACTGTAGGTGTAgatctttttcactctcataaCAACCTGATTAGTCGATGAAGTGGATATACAAGATTAtagtgtaaaataatttttacatgaAAAGTTGGTCCagattattttccttttctgattTGATTTCTTCCTTGTTCATCTTTTGAAAACCCTGATGCAGGCAACATAATGAAGTACTGGAACTTCATGAAGCACTAAGTCGGATAAGGTTTCTTGAAAAGGAAAATGCAGAACAAGATAAAGAGGTATTTTTACCAGACTCCCAAGATAATTACAACacatttaaatttcattacCAGACTCCCAGAACTCTGacatttttgtatattttctgGAAGATTAAAAGGTGCAAAGAGTATATATCCGAAATTGTGTTGCATGCTGAAGCCCAAGCATCACAGTACCAACAAAAGGtacaaaaatataagtttatgtTTTATCAGCTAATTTTGTGGGTCACATTGAGTTGAAAGCAAGTTTAGTAACAATATTCTTATTTGAATACCAGAAACTTTGTATCATCTTTTATTCTTACATTATCATACTCTTTTGCTTCTTTTATCCGTCTTGGTTAGTACAAGTGCCTGGAGTCCATGTTCCTTGAAGTGAAAACAGAAACATCAAATTCAACGTCAGTGGTACCAGCACcagagaaaaatgagaaaatctCAGTAAGGACAAGAGGTTCGAGCTCACCATTCAGATGCATTTCAAATCTTGTTCAGCAGATGAATCAGGAGAGAGATCAAGAACTATCGGTGGCTAGGTTACGTGTGGAAGAACTAGAGACACTTGCAACTAGAAGGCAAAATGAGGTCTTTACCATTTTAGACGATTGGAGAGTACATATTAAATCATTTTCATATTATAGATATAAAGGTTGTAGACAatacatgaaaagaaaaaataaaaaaataaaaatgctgGTCTCAAGAATCTATATTAGAATGTTGTTTAATTGTCATTCATAACTCATCTCAACCTAAACCAATATCaccttttgttttttgttggATTTCTTTTCTTCGACGCCTTAATTTTTACATGACTTAGTGATGGAACAATGTTTACTATCTGGCTCACGGACtaaggttttatttttctttttcttaaaacaatttttgttaGAGTTAGCCAATAATTAAGCTGCAGGCCAGGTATATAATTTAAGGTATAGGAATAACGGAACTACTTCATATAGATTTTGTAACAGCAGTAAGAAAATTTAGCACAATAATCACTCAATGCATATTGGTCTAAATTTTATAGTGGATCAGGTGTTCGTGCTACAAACAAGGTTGGCCGCTACTGAAAACATGACTCATGATGTCATTCGGGACCTTCTTGGTGTAAAGTTGGACATTACCGACTATGCAGTAAGTTTCAGATTCATTTATAATTGTGGGGAGTTGATGGTTGTGATTTCTTATTGCCTCGCGTTTTTGCTTTTGGTATGTTATAGAATTTGATAGACGAAAACCAAATTGTGAAATTAGTGGAGGAGGCTCAGCATCATAGAGAAGAGTTCTTAGCAAAGGTACGTAGAGTCAAAATCAAGGTGTATACTATATTTTATCACGTGCTTGTCTTAATTACCATCCTTTTCTCATTAGGAAAGAGAGAACCTCGATCTAAGACAGCAGATAAATGATCTCGTTGAAGAAAGAGTGAGGTTAGTATACCTCAGAAACCATGTCTTAGCAATCTGCTTTCCGTGTGTTTTCAATTTGGTATAGCTCATGATTAAGGAGTTCTTTTTCGCAATTAAACTATTTAGATTGGATGATTTAAAACAGCAAAAGGTTCAAAACTTTCATTTCATAATTCCATTCTTCTCATTTGTGACTCAGCTGCATATCGGAACTGAAAACCAAAGAGGCAGATATACTTGCTACTCAGATAGCACTGCAGCAACTACAAGAACGAGATCAGTTGCTCTGTGCACAAAATGAAATGTTGAAGGTATATCAGAAGACATATTTGTGATTTGAGTTTCCCAAAGAATTCAAAAAAATCTTATTGTAACGGTTTCTGGTAGATGGACAAGACCAATCTCTTGAGGAAGGTTGCAGAATTGGATGACGCGGTAAAAACTCTAGTTGGGACACGAAATACCCATCCTCCTCCACAGTCATCAAAGACTAAGGCATGTCTACATAACTTTCTATTTTTGGTAAAGGAACCCTTTTCCTTATGTGCAATTCATTTTGTTGATTACAGGACAAAGGTGCTTTAAATATGGGTACAGTTGGATCCAGTAAAAGGTTGTCTCAACCCGAACGACGTCTTTCTCGTCTTAATGACGAGTCTGTTCGTTTCCGCAAATTTGCTGATAATAATTCACAAGGCTAAATAAGCTAACTGTACATACACTCTTCACACGCACGAGAGAGAAGCATAATTTTGCCAAAGAAAAAATGTACGCATATCCCATTTGTTAGGAAAATAACATTTGCCAATTGGCAAGTGTTCTCCTTTATTATATCCCTCACCTCGGGGAGTAAATTAAGTTCTTATTTGATTTGTATTTGTTCAAGTTTTCAGTTAACAAATTCCAGGTTGTCATCTTCAATTTTCCACCAATGGTATTAGTAGGCTCTACGTTCTTTTTTTCTCCTGTAAAATTTATCATCTGATAACCAATTAATTGTCTCTATCTGATTTACTGTTACTCCAATTGAAACTTTCCTACGGGTGAAAAGATATCAATTGAAACAATACATTATATATgcaagaaattgatcaaatttattaatttaatattaagaatacttaataatttatgaaaagatatcaaatttatctattcaataTTAGGAATACTTAATAATTTatccattatttttaaaattcaataaattccCTAATTAATATCactaattttttcataattaaatttttattgatagTTTTAAACGTTAAGTATCATGGATTAATTCAATCGGCTGTAATATGAATTCAGAGTCACCGATCactgattaaattaatttagaataaattaatagTAAAGTTTGGATTTTCGTTGGTATTGAATGTCTGTTCAACTACATAcggaaaatattttcattttttcgtTAGGGCTCATTGATCCGAATAACCCAAAcattaatagaataaattaatagaGCAAAACATGAGTTAAAACAAACGAATTGCAGTTGCAtacaacatataaataaaaagtaatattatagCGACCATCCCATGTTCTACAAGTCAATTCAATCTACTAATATACATTCCTACCTTCGTTTTCCTGAATTTTCTTCCACGTTTCAAATTATCCGAACTTCCATATACACTAGAAACTTTGTTAGATGCTATTTACATAAAAAGTATACCTGTATGTAGTACCTGTTATAAACAAAAAGTGCTCAGTATTGCTTTTTCCTTCCTCTGGAGTCTAATCGACACGTGATTGAGTGCTTCCGCGATCATCAATCTGTTCAACAGTATGCCAAAAAAAGCAGCAAAGGAAAATAACCAATCAAAAATTTGTTTTCAGTCAACAAGATCTGATTATATCTTTTTGAATCAATTCACCAAAACTGGATGAACCATTCACTACTTATTTGGACTGAAAGCCACCCGCACCTCACTGGCACAGAAAAATGGTccagaaaaaggaaataaatgaTGAGTACCTTAAAATTCTGGTATTTCATGATGAGCCTCATATACTGATCCCTTGCATCAGGGTTACGAACCATGGACTTGACTCTATCGAGAGCTTTCTTTACATCATCTGATTTCTGTCTCCTCCCAACGCTAAGAAAGTCATATTCATCAATGCCAACCGGCTGCCCTCCCCGGAATCCTCGCAGACCAGCTCCTTTCCGTCTCCAACGAAGTATTGCTTTTTCCACAATGCTAACAGACCACACAACTTTTTTGTATTGCTTTTGAACTTGGTGTCCTCTGATGTGAGCCTATACAGAAGAATATTGTTAACTGAAGATCTAATACTGTCTtcatcacaaaataaaataattaaaagctGGCATATTGACACAAAGGATGCATATACAGTGAACATGTATACTGCATTAGCCCAGTATATGGTAAAGAGTATAGGCATCAATATGATTTTCACGACACAAAGTACCTGGATTTTTACAATGCGGTTGCGTATCTTCAAAAAGTCCTTTCTTCCTTTCCATCCACGATATCTCTTTTGAATCTTTAAGGCTGCAAAATGTAAATAATCCTCAAAGTGATACATGTTCTGTACCTTGCTCAAAGAATCGGCAACTATGTCAAGTACTGAGTCTGAAATATCACTTCCACTTTTGGCTAATTGTCTCTGACAGAATGACCTTGCTCTAAAGGCTGCTAGGATTGAAGCAGCTGCATGAGCTGATTTTCGAAACACAGCAAGGGACTCTTTGAGGTAGTGCTGCTCATAAATTGTCAAATTAGACGAATCATCTTCAACAGACTGAAAAGCACTGTCAGTTGCTATGGTTGTGGCAATGTTACCAGTCTCATTTTCCTTGACAGTCAGTATAGATAATCGATTTATCAGATCTGCCTCGGCCAAATACCCAGCAATGCCTTTATGTCCTCTACTTGAAGCTAAATCAGCAGCTGTTTGACCTGGAGGAAGTGCTGACGTTGGATCCTCAACAGCACCTGGTGCTGCGCCTAATTTGACAAGAGCAATAACAGTTTCTTCTCTAGAGAGAAGGAACCATAAAAGAGTAAGATTAATTCACAAGTTAAGTAAATTACTGTACAGCCAATAAAATAGTGTGCTGCTGATGAGAACATAAAGAAGGGCAAGGAGACAATATGTAATGAGAATCATCCCCAACAACATGAAACTAGGCATACAAGTTTCCAGTATGGATGAAAAAAATTCAGGTTTTGAGAAACAAAATTCATATAATGCCTAAGAGTATAATagagaatataattttattcctCCAGTGAGAAAATCAAGAAGAATGATACAGGAATTACAAAATGAATTTTAGGTGAAGATAATGCCCTGGTAATACCAGATACAAGCATGGAAAGTTCTTAACATAAAGAGGTTCTGACCTCCCAAAATACGAAGCCCAATGGAGTCCTGTTCTTCCACGATTGTCTCTGAAGTTAGGACTGATACCAGCAGCAACCAACGGGGCCATAGCCCACACATAACCAAGTGCAGCTGCTAAATGTATTACTCCTTGGCCCTCAGCATCCAACACATGTGATCCTTTTCCTCCTTCATGAACCTTGTATATCAACCACTCATAAAGCTTGTCTCTCATTAATCTCTGAAATAGTACATCTCTAGGGTTTATATGATCAATTCCATCAATCTGGAAAGTTTCTTTAAATACTCCACTATCACCTCTCATGGAATACATTATTCCCTTGAGTTTACATTTTTCACAACCAGAAACAGAGCACTTCAACAAATTATTGTCAGATCCCAAGTCTACTAGTTTAAGAAGTCGTATTTGAAGTCGGACCTCAACTTCTGGTGAGATTTTAATACCCAAAGGACCTAAACATTTGGTTGGatgttcatcaaattgaaattCCCTGACCTCACTGCAAGCTAACCTATTACTGCAGGTAACATAGAATGGTACACGGCCAGATGAGTGCAAAGGAGTCTGACACTGTATCACATTACCTGCTAAAGCTTCAGCAGAAACCTCAATTTCACCAAACATACATCCCCATTTGGTTTCACTAGAGGGCTTTTTACTTCCGATAAATGTGCCAACTATTAAAACCTTTTCACAGAAGGAAGGAAGAAATAAATCAAAACCAGATTTTGTATGGCGAACTTATGAATatacaattacaaaaaatttcACGGATGTGCATGAAGAGGCACACACCTTTGTTCTAACCCCAGTATATGCCCACTCTGGAGAAAAGTCATGGATACTAAATAGTTGCTCTTGGGAAAGAGAAGGGCCTAATGAATCCATATCCAACTGTATGTGTTGTAAACTAGATACCTCCTTATCCTCATTATGTGCACCAAGTGTACTCCAATAATTACTAGAATCTGAAGCCATCAAGGAATTTTCACAGTCTCCACCAATCTCCTTATCCATCCACCTTCCAAAACTATCAAGTTTCTTGATTTCCCCAGTTTCAGCCTGTTTTGATTCCCCATCTTTAAGTTTCTGTTCAACTAGCGCTTTGGTAGTTGCAACAATTGGATGATCATTATGATCATATAATTGAGCACAGAATGTATCTAGACCATCCTCGTTTTGCACCTGTCACAGCGTAATTAAATTCGTTAAAAAAGAGGTTACATTTGGGAAGAAGCATGAAATTAAACTGTAAAAAGAAACAACAGGAACAACATTGCCTTTGGAACATCCAGAAGCATACAGGATATATCGGATGAACATATTATCAAGCATGATAGTCAGGCACACCATAGACCAAGAGATTTTAAAATACATGCATTTCAGATGCATTGACAAAATTAATGATTACTTGGACTGTTTAGATTTGTGTTTCAAACTCAGGAGCATAAATCTACCCAAACTTTGAGGCTATAAAAGTGTTGATATTCTAAATTACTACACCTGACCAACAGTCAGTAAATTTTCTTCAACTTGTTGGATGTACATGTGGCTATCTCTGAAAATTACACCATCTTGCATTTTGTTAACAGCATCTATCTTAGCCTTGTTTAGTAGATGAACAGTGAAGTCAGCTTCCGAGCTTTCAACAGATCCTTCATTATGATGTCTTTCATCAtgcatataaattttgtttctgCAAGAATTCTGAGCTAACGTCCTCTGAGAGAAGACAGTACCAGGAGAATAGCTAGGGAAAGTAGATGACAACGTTGAAATCAAGGGGTTCCTCACCAACTCAGAAAACCCTAATTCATAAAAGTAAAATGGCATGAGCCAcattaaaaattcatataaaactGCCATATGGTCAACCATAATAGCCCAAGAGTACCATTTGCATGGGCCAGAATGAAAAGATACAGTTAAAGGCACGATGAGAGTGAAGGAGGACCAAGGCAATAGGCATTGCCTTTGTCACTAAAATCTCATccaacaatacaaaataaaataatgattgcATTTCAagatgaattaaaataaatcaacacTTTTATTGGTgaaatttattagaaagtaaATCGTAAATCAGAAAGTTTAACTTCTTTAACTGTCATTTGACAGTAAGCACTTTGTATATATACTCTGTTTTCCTAATATGCAATACATCTCGTATTCACTATCTCTGCattgattttctctcttcctgtgctctctctctctctcccttttGCTACCACACACTCTATCAATCCCTatcaaaatttacattaaaaggtattaaaattcaaatatcaaaatgaaaacaatccCTCAAATATAATAAACCAAGTAACTTGGTGTAAGAGCATTAAGAAAGATCACTAGCACAAAACAATACATTTTAAAAGCATCCTTACTTTGtcacaaaagataaaaataatggcAATAGGGAAGCACTTCCGATGAAATTAATTCACAACTGACATAACAAACTTAATCCTAATTTATTTCATATCATTCTTTATAATTTGAATGAGTACTACGTCCACAGTATTGTAAAACTTACCAGCAACTTCATGTGTAAAAGAAGGTGAACTGTGAATTATGGAATTGCTGATAGGCTGAGCATGAGAGGAGGCTTGAGGACCATCTTTTGAATTGACATCCTCATACTCTGAAGAGTGTCCATTCTGATCCACTTTATTTGCACTTGATGTGAAAGATGTTTGAACTACAGATATTGGTGTTTTTGTTCTGGTAGAGGAAAGCACTGAACTATTTTGAGAGCTACCAACCAGGGTTACTGGAACTACCGGAAAAGGAGAGATGCCAGATTTGCAACCCTTCAAAGTTTAAATCAAACAAAGTACATATACATGAACAAAAACATTGCAAACTtggagaataaaaataatatcagaAAGGTCCATTAACAGGTCAATCATTAGTCCGACTTTTTGATTGGTCACAACTCACGAAAGTGGCTCATCGTTAAACATAAGCTTGGAAGAAAgataatagaaagaaaaatcaacATAGTGGAGCTTAACACTAACAAGAATAAACTGGATTCTGGTGTTAACTGATACATAGTATTTTCATACCAATAATAATGTGGTTTGCATTCATTTTGTTCAATTAGTATTAGGTTACCCTTATTAGttttatcctttgaaactcttgataagtttttctttttgttttaagacTTTAAGGAGATCTGGAACTAGGTAATCTAGCTTTGGAACTTGAAGGGTGAAAGTTTGAGGTGATTAAGAATGCAAAACATCAACAACACAGCAGCATCATGTCTAGATAGTTTTATGATATACaataaaaagtgcaaaaaaagagaagaacacATGTATACCTCTTTAATTTCACGATAATGAACAAGGACAACGTGCTCTAACTGCCTGCAAAAAATACCATTTTTAAGTTGCCAGAATTTTTGTTGTCAATGCTAAGACCATAAAAAGTGGCGTAGCCCATTATTTCATGCAGACCTAAATCCTCAAAAAACAATTCCATTAAAAAAAGGGTCCACTTCTTACGGCAATCTTATTTCTgagttttcaatttattataatgtttgATTTTCATCATCAACCCATGAAACATGgcatttctttatttaattattcacATTGAAATGTtttgtgtattttaaaatttgtgttttcattataaaaataaacccACCCATTTGTGCATCATTTCTTTACAGATTGCTACTCCGCAAGGTCCAGGCTGGGATTTGTTAATTTTGGCCCCTTaagaaccaaaagaaaaagaaataacagaaaaaaaattattttctatgttCTGCACAAATGGAAACTTTAGACTCAATCTATTAttgctcaaattttcaaataaacttACAGATTGACCAGATATATTAGCAATTAGCAAAAAAAAGCACCACACTCTCCTAAGAAAAATCCAAGATAGGACATAAAAATCCTGAAATTAATAGAATGACAGAAACTCACTGGTCAAGCATCCAAAAACTTCTTCGTTGGAAGTTTTCATTATCCTCTCCATGGGCATAGTAACAATGCAAGACATCCACACTACCAacctacattttaaaatatagcgAAATAATTAAGCAATTCACGggtccaaaataaaattaaacaaaaaggGGGAATGGCCTTCATTACACACACAAACAcgtgtgtgtatgtgtttttATTTGACACAATtgccaaaatataatatttatacacgAAAATAAAACATTGTAGAAACACTTTTACTGGTTGTTATTCTATATCTACATTTTGTTTCTATGAAACTTTCCCGAGCTTATTATCTACAGTAGACTTACGTTAACCACGATGGAATTTGAGTGAAACATGTCAAAGAAAAAGAATCAAGTGCCAGTTGACTAATAAATTTAAAGGAATAAAGTTAGATACCTTTGGCATAATCCTTGGAGATTCTTAAACCACTACTATCATGTACAAATAAGAAGACAATTGAATGGTCCCGAAAAAGAATATATGTTGATCAGAAAATAGGGGATGTTAGGAAAAATGTAAGATATTTCACGAATTTTACCTTACAG contains:
- the LOC108343793 gene encoding kinesin-like protein KIN-12C yields the protein MWKEARTSFRRNPQSETNENELEGWQNPINFPPPRTPLNSITDPSQCQELEPARQHRFGSATPRLSGRVGKPQSEPNSAQSTPARNASRVSLGGGRPSACALLKETEFCVNVPHFELKDDPSFWTDHNVQVLIRIRPLSNVEKVSQGHGRCLKQESAQTLVWLGHPETRFTFDHIGCETLSQENLFRVAGVPLVENCLSGYNSCMFAYGQTGSGKTYTMMGEIKETEGYLNDDSGITPRVFDYLFMRIKAEEESRKCHKLKYSCKCSFLEIYNEQITDLLMPSSTNLQLREDLKKGVYVENLTEHSVETVYDVLRLLLQGTANRKVAATHMNCESSRSHSVFTCIIESQWEKDSMTHFRFARLNLVDLAGSERQKSSGADSERLKEAANINKSLSTLGLVIMTLVDLAHGKPRHVPYRDSRLTFLLQDSLGGNSKTMVIANVSPSICCANETLSTLKFAQRAKLIQNNAKVNEDASGDVSALQWQIQQLKGQLSFLMNDKYFPTSSNLEPNSEKFRLSEVSEGYDSLGERATADHNLLIPSKEIKCMKAALVSALRREKMAETTIQNLKAEIDHKNCLVRQREEDIEHTSSMLRHYKEKIKQLELLVDGKLTAEKYLMEENRALQEEIQLLKVKIDKNSELSTLALENDRLLRHPQLSQNTYEHGERERLLTELSELRDQLLVNLQGKFTFSMKNDIDTAQELEECQNMNSKLLREVGKLQSELGKYLKYNQVLNSFDHPNEILKTDKCSLARTISVRSDSGDEVLSYTREVNDDALANKIETKTLGASVMLAKDNEFNSNKELKAKLEKMAKDLEEVRLLNDQYQEEWIIQLTQKQETERICREVEMETTNTILQLQEELSHLQSEFEERLCTTAHENTELRDIIAEKEKEIKSQSLDWEKAILELTTFLLEGSRSLKEAYGQVKSISCSFPQVNSWICEHVDMAVKKYIEKEETILLLQNSLEDAQKMVLDMEVKLSSLREATVTLNAFQQIDKKEDIEEAIELQVLLNEKTNMIRMLENEINHKSNQLCKATKQADAAFLVAKWLSDNYKIAHMNGAVQDVSIPELDVQGKLGNCTISENQDVLNNLILNDLKSQVELTKLEVIEMENAIKASFIDTEIQTEAFQTGVTGLTSAYRDLIQDIVKETRDIRKEIRDMRMYHTSFEGYTVDYSISNANKCQEFVNQHDKLHQIKEQLLEVNRGLNGIGSLISTEAYVSSLQLVDVDEDLVNADELSTDSSSLSDLSTEIENFASEQTIDLKSEISAVIQSDGCKSSNPGKLTERPVLNEVVVSWLGKELNASYDGFQRLYLSLSAFLRELDDGFCSYSKELNREDLFFQLSLQKDEAESGNDREIFGYGETRPDDRFLTKFMEAHATVKEADLTLHALTKAYEDSKQLTAMWKHSGEILMLERASLEEEIQKLKSSVCHKEEENQLLKDNIHFSLIEMANLVSMLEEHLLQIQTDVEKKFLTMYSDILLTGQEMLDFMKNMRSLVEDIFSQMVDGGSLSFVLYNCCVTELVSKFAYATMNLDLQSARQGELHYLVKNSSSVADPVISTGNAGAVKTDECVLIQKVPEQPDLPNVILYENMALRKELERKQVLLEGLLFDFRLLQESASNSKDIKDQTEKLICSLSQVRYELETKASQLDDILVQNRKLEGSLVNTEKALTTSQYELKLAKESIEKLSNQNVELRELLKDLYAYKTEAEGKLDEHREVIRGLEKEITNLTASLENQSLSLFESIEDELNQVIIERDQLHEEVCVLTGKLEMAYSLADEKEAIAMEAHQESESSKLFAEQKDEEVKILEHSVEELESTINVLEKKVHEMDEEVGRHRSISDSLRMELQALKERLLLVDKFPKNVDSESTSVQTDEQISRQHNEVLELHEALSRIRFLEKENAEQDKEIKRCKEYISEIVLHAEAQASQYQQKYKCLESMFLEVKTETSNSTSVVPAPEKNEKISVRTRGSSSPFRCISNLVQQMNQERDQELSVARLRVEELETLATRRQNEVFVLQTRLAATENMTHDVIRDLLGVKLDITDYANLIDENQIVKLVEEAQHHREEFLAKERENLDLRQQINDLVEERVSCISELKTKEADILATQIALQQLQERDQLLCAQNEMLKMDKTNLLRKVAELDDAVKTLVGTRNTHPPPQSSKTKDKGALNMGTVGSSKRLSQPERRLSRLNDESVRFRKFADNNSQG